In a single window of the Delftia tsuruhatensis genome:
- a CDS encoding ABC transporter permease, producing MSLFSLLGAVEIGLIFSLVALGVFISFRLLRFPDLTVDGSFPLGGAVCAILISTGTNPWLATLAGTAAGAVAGLITGWLNVRLKIMDLLASILMMIGLYSVNLRIMGGPNVPLINETTLFTMLQPDSIADYVMRPLILLVIVVLAKLGLDWFFATERGLAIRATGSNARMARSQGVNTGAMILLGMAISNGLVGLAGALFVQTQGGSDISMGIGTIVIGLAAVIVGESILPSRRIVWATLAVVVGAIVYRFFIAAALNSDFIGLKAQDLNLVTALLVTVALVIPQLKRKFAQRKS from the coding sequence ATGTCTCTCTTCTCATTGCTCGGTGCCGTCGAGATCGGCCTGATCTTCAGCCTGGTGGCGCTGGGCGTCTTCATCTCATTTCGCCTGCTGCGCTTTCCCGACCTCACGGTGGATGGCAGCTTCCCGCTGGGCGGCGCCGTCTGCGCCATCCTCATCTCCACGGGCACCAATCCCTGGCTGGCCACGCTGGCCGGCACGGCCGCCGGCGCGGTCGCCGGCCTGATCACGGGCTGGCTCAATGTGCGCCTGAAGATCATGGACCTGCTGGCCTCCATCCTGATGATGATCGGCCTGTACTCGGTCAACCTGCGCATCATGGGCGGCCCCAACGTGCCGCTGATCAACGAGACCACGCTGTTCACGATGTTGCAGCCCGACAGCATCGCCGACTACGTGATGCGTCCGCTGATCCTCCTTGTCATCGTCGTGCTCGCCAAGCTGGGCCTGGACTGGTTCTTCGCCACCGAGCGGGGCCTGGCCATCCGCGCCACGGGCTCCAATGCCCGCATGGCCCGTTCGCAGGGCGTGAACACGGGCGCCATGATCCTGCTGGGCATGGCGATCTCCAACGGCCTGGTCGGCCTGGCCGGCGCGCTGTTCGTGCAGACCCAGGGCGGCTCGGACATCTCCATGGGCATCGGCACCATCGTCATCGGCCTGGCTGCCGTGATCGTGGGCGAATCCATCCTGCCCTCGCGCCGCATCGTCTGGGCCACGCTGGCCGTGGTCGTGGGCGCCATCGTCTACCGCTTCTTCATCGCGGCGGCCCTCAACAGCGATTTCATCGGCCTCAAGGCCCAGGATCTGAACCTCGTCACCGCACTGCTGGTGACCGTCGCCCTGGTGATCCCCCAACTCAAGCGCAAATTTGCACAGCGCAAGTCCTGA
- a CDS encoding cupin domain-containing protein, with the protein MTPPVENRLYQVVNFPEKFSRFTGQWSPRVVAEMNDYQFKIVRVQGEFIWHSHAETDEAFLVLDGELRIDFRDGHVLLRQGELYVVPKGKEHKPSAEREARLMLIEPRGVLNTGEEGGERTAMNDVWV; encoded by the coding sequence ATGACGCCCCCCGTTGAAAACCGCCTCTACCAGGTCGTCAACTTCCCCGAGAAATTCAGCCGCTTCACCGGCCAGTGGAGCCCCCGCGTCGTTGCCGAGATGAACGACTACCAGTTCAAGATCGTGCGCGTACAGGGCGAGTTCATCTGGCATTCGCATGCCGAAACGGATGAGGCCTTCCTGGTGCTGGACGGTGAGCTGCGCATCGACTTCCGTGATGGCCATGTGCTGCTGCGCCAGGGCGAGCTGTACGTGGTCCCCAAAGGCAAGGAACACAAGCCCAGCGCCGAGCGGGAAGCCCGCCTCATGCTGATCGAGCCGCGCGGTGTGCTGAACACCGGGGAGGAAGGCGGCGAGAGGACGGCGATGAACGATGTGTGGGTATAG
- a CDS encoding AraC family transcriptional regulator, with product MAETITGRDWVRHAPMGDGLERIEAYFGGHGYAPHRHDTYALGLTLSGVQSFAYRHSQRHSLPGDAMVLHPDERHDGHAGTDAGFRYRMVYVGPALIQQVLGGRPLPFVEGALSQDPRLRAALLPLLRDIDEDLEPLARDDALYDLAQALDSVAGRRSVRRLPDLVAVERARACIHDSLEQGVALEALAQASGLDRWRLCRDFRALYGTSPYRYLTMRRLDTVRRLLLAGQGVADAALQAGFFDQSHMARQFAMTYGVPPARWLRRLGAA from the coding sequence ATGGCAGAGACGATCACCGGCAGGGACTGGGTCCGGCATGCGCCCATGGGAGACGGCCTGGAGCGCATCGAGGCCTATTTCGGCGGGCATGGCTATGCACCCCACAGGCATGACACCTATGCGCTGGGCCTGACATTGTCCGGCGTGCAGAGTTTTGCCTACCGCCATTCCCAGCGGCACAGCCTGCCCGGGGACGCCATGGTGCTGCATCCTGACGAGCGGCATGACGGCCATGCCGGGACCGACGCAGGCTTTCGCTACCGCATGGTCTATGTGGGCCCGGCCCTGATCCAGCAGGTGCTGGGGGGCAGGCCCTTGCCCTTCGTCGAGGGCGCGCTGTCGCAGGATCCCCGACTCAGGGCCGCCCTGCTGCCCTTGCTGCGTGACATAGACGAGGACTTGGAGCCTCTGGCCCGGGACGATGCCCTGTACGACCTGGCCCAGGCGCTGGACAGCGTGGCCGGCAGGCGCAGCGTCCGGCGCCTGCCCGACCTGGTGGCCGTGGAGCGCGCCCGCGCCTGCATCCACGACTCGCTGGAACAGGGCGTGGCCCTGGAGGCACTGGCCCAGGCCAGCGGCCTGGACCGCTGGCGGCTGTGCCGAGATTTTCGTGCGCTCTACGGCACCAGCCCCTACCGCTACCTGACCATGCGCCGGCTGGACACCGTGCGGCGCCTGCTGCTGGCGGGGCAGGGCGTGGCCGATGCCGCACTGCAGGCCGGCTTCTTCGACCAGAGCCACATGGCGCGCCAGTTCGCCATGACCTATGGCGTGCCTCCCGCACGCTGGCTCAGGCGCCTGGGCGCGGCCTGA
- a CDS encoding MFS transporter has protein sequence MPLTDSSAGAMRHPRAALALLSLSQLLIALDATIVFVALDAMGRQLQMDARHLQWVVSAYSVAFGGCLLLGGRCADLLGKRRMYVAGMALFGLASLVGGLALQPWQLVLGRAGQGVAAALLFPATLSLINTLYAAGPERNRAVAVWSMASAGGLAAGALLGGVLTQTLGWNWVLWVLVPVAWPCALGALRFLPPSAQTGRAAPGQGFDLAGCLSVTVGSSLLVTALVQGPEWGFADGATLGTLAVALVALALFWRIETRAATPLMPLSLLRVPSLRTAMLLTMLFMSSYGVQYYFLALYFQQIFGWSPLQAGMAFLLPTAVCTLGIRWAERWLHRSTPRRVLMGGWAAGTLGLAWMAWALPLGDSYVWLVPGFVVLSLGQGASWTAMWVVAGQGVAPSQQGVASGIAATAQQVGAALGLALLVMVATAPLAWLPLAETTTADAVRDLTAKGLQNAEWGAALMALLGWVVSVGMGREVGTGTDRQAPQSACQS, from the coding sequence ATGCCGTTGACCGATTCTTCCGCTGGCGCCATGCGCCACCCGCGCGCCGCCCTGGCGCTGCTGTCCCTGTCCCAGCTGCTGATCGCGCTGGATGCCACCATCGTCTTCGTCGCGCTCGACGCCATGGGCCGTCAGCTGCAGATGGATGCTCGCCACCTGCAATGGGTGGTCAGCGCCTACAGCGTGGCCTTTGGTGGCTGCCTGTTGCTGGGCGGGCGCTGCGCCGACCTGCTGGGCAAGCGGCGCATGTACGTGGCGGGCATGGCGCTGTTCGGCCTGGCCTCCCTGGTCGGCGGCCTTGCCTTGCAGCCCTGGCAACTGGTGCTGGGCCGCGCAGGGCAGGGCGTGGCCGCAGCGCTGCTGTTCCCCGCCACGCTGTCGCTGATCAACACCCTGTACGCGGCCGGCCCCGAGCGCAACCGCGCCGTGGCCGTCTGGAGCATGGCTTCAGCTGGCGGACTGGCGGCCGGTGCGCTGCTGGGCGGCGTACTCACGCAGACGCTGGGCTGGAACTGGGTGCTGTGGGTGCTGGTGCCCGTGGCCTGGCCCTGCGCCCTCGGCGCGCTGCGCTTTTTGCCGCCTTCGGCGCAGACAGGGCGCGCGGCGCCGGGCCAGGGGTTTGATCTGGCCGGCTGTCTGAGCGTGACCGTGGGCAGCAGCCTGCTGGTGACGGCCCTGGTGCAGGGACCCGAATGGGGCTTTGCCGATGGGGCCACGCTGGGCACGCTGGCCGTGGCCCTGGTGGCGCTGGCACTGTTCTGGCGCATCGAGACCCGCGCCGCCACACCGCTGATGCCGCTGTCCCTGCTGCGCGTGCCCAGCCTGCGCACGGCCATGCTGCTGACCATGCTCTTCATGAGCAGCTACGGCGTGCAGTACTACTTCCTGGCGCTGTACTTCCAGCAGATCTTCGGCTGGAGCCCGCTGCAGGCCGGCATGGCGTTTCTGCTGCCCACGGCCGTGTGCACGCTGGGCATCCGCTGGGCCGAGCGCTGGCTGCACCGCAGCACGCCGCGCCGCGTGCTGATGGGCGGCTGGGCCGCAGGCACCCTCGGCCTGGCCTGGATGGCCTGGGCGTTGCCGCTGGGTGACAGCTATGTCTGGCTGGTGCCGGGTTTCGTGGTGCTGAGCCTGGGACAGGGCGCGAGCTGGACCGCCATGTGGGTGGTGGCGGGGCAGGGAGTGGCGCCTTCGCAGCAGGGCGTGGCCTCGGGCATTGCCGCCACTGCCCAGCAGGTGGGCGCCGCGCTGGGATTGGCCCTGCTGGTCATGGTGGCCACGGCGCCGCTGGCCTGGCTGCCCCTGGCCGAGACCACCACGGCGGATGCGGTGCGCGATCTGACGGCCAAAGGCCTGCAGAACGCCGAGTGGGGTGCTGCCCTGATGGCTTTGCTGGGATGGGTGGTGTCTGTCGGCATGGGGCGCGAAGTGGGCACGGGGACGGATCGGCAGGCCCCGCAGTCGGCCTGCCAGTCCTGA
- a CDS encoding ABC transporter ATP-binding protein: protein MLSAQQLEITFNPGTPIETRALRGMSLDIPDGQFVTVIGSNGAGKSTFLNAVSGDLSVDKGRIEIAGQDMTRLPVWARSERVARVFQDPMAGTCEDLTIEENMALAQRRGTFRRLSRAVKAEMRDNFRERLSILGLGLENRLTDRIGLLSGGQRQAVSLLMAALQPSRILLLDEHTAALDPRTADFVLQLTARIVSEAKLTTMMVTHSMRQALDVGERTVMLHQGQVVLDVSGEERARMDVPDLLHMFEKVRGEKLADDALLLG, encoded by the coding sequence ATGCTGAGCGCACAACAACTCGAAATCACCTTCAACCCCGGCACGCCCATCGAAACGCGGGCGCTGCGCGGCATGTCGCTGGACATTCCCGATGGCCAGTTCGTCACCGTCATCGGCTCCAACGGCGCCGGCAAGTCCACCTTCCTGAACGCCGTCTCGGGGGATCTGTCCGTGGACAAGGGCCGCATCGAGATCGCAGGCCAGGACATGACGCGCCTGCCCGTGTGGGCCCGCTCCGAGCGCGTGGCCCGCGTCTTCCAGGACCCCATGGCGGGCACCTGCGAGGACCTGACCATCGAGGAGAACATGGCCCTGGCCCAGCGCCGCGGCACCTTCCGCCGCCTGAGCCGCGCCGTCAAGGCCGAGATGCGCGACAACTTCCGCGAGCGCCTGTCCATCCTGGGCCTGGGCCTGGAAAACCGCCTGACCGACCGCATCGGCCTGCTGTCCGGTGGCCAGCGCCAGGCCGTGAGCCTGCTGATGGCGGCGCTGCAGCCTTCGCGCATCCTGCTGCTGGACGAGCACACGGCAGCGCTCGATCCGCGCACGGCCGACTTCGTGCTGCAGTTGACGGCACGCATCGTCTCCGAGGCCAAGCTCACCACCATGATGGTCACGCACAGCATGCGCCAGGCGCTGGACGTGGGCGAGCGCACGGTGATGCTGCACCAGGGCCAGGTCGTGCTCGACGTCAGCGGCGAGGAGCGCGCCCGCATGGACGTGCCCGACCTGCTGCACATGTTCGAGAAGGTGCGCGGCGAAAAGCTGGCCGACGACGCGTTGCTGCTGGGCTGA